A genomic region of Cannabis sativa cultivar Pink pepper isolate KNU-18-1 chromosome 1, ASM2916894v1, whole genome shotgun sequence contains the following coding sequences:
- the LOC115705466 gene encoding golgin candidate 1 isoform X2, whose protein sequence is MDSWFKAAEGFLEVVDRRAKLVVSELAEDQPDSQISASNGQGSQAKQTKSAARTKTTDIAPEQTDSITSQVAVTPEKDKDPNLIKNDETSSSNSLVQTTHGNQDDFNNSSPLLEIPHTDKSENDTNLIEVSVNNTDQEDVTSTSNVELLNESNLEVREEISLPMPAKQVQIVNTLDPVETDPRSKSGDTDFSQKIDQEKSQSTNNDVLNDGETLSRVADLKIEPRSNQKKQEEQKAIASPKKVQEQLDEAQGLLKTTISTGQSKEARLARVCAGLQNRLQEYKSENAQLEELLVAERELSKSFEARIKQLQQDLSESKIEVTRVESNMGEALAAKNSEIEALVGSMDALKKQTAVSEGNLASLQANMESIMRNRELTETRMMQALREELASVERRAEEERAAHNATKMAFMEREVELEHRALDASTALARIQRTADERTAKAAELEQKVALLEVECANLNQELQDMEARVRRGQKKLPEEANQAIQAWQEEVERARQGQRDAESKLSSLDAEVQKMRVEMAAMKRDAEHYSRQEHMELEKRYRELTDLLYYKQTQLETMASEKAAAEFQLEKELKRRHEAQAEAERSRVSRRPSSSWEEDTEIKTLETLPLHHRHMATASMQLQKAAKLLDSGAVRATRFLWRYPTARIILLFYLVFVHLFLMYLLHRLQEQADDLSARDVANAMGLANPTLP, encoded by the exons ATGGATTCATGGTTCAAAGCTGCAGAAG GTTTTCTTGAAGTTGTAGATAGAAGGGCAAAGCTTGTTGTCAGTGAATTGGCAGAAGATCAGCCTGATTCCCAGATTTCAG CTTCTAATGGGCAAGGATCCCAAGCCAAGCAAACAAAGTCAGCGGCCAGG ACCAAAACTACTGATATTGCTCCAGAGCAGACTGATAGTATTACATCACAAGTAGCAGTAACTCCTGAAAAAGATAAAGACCCAAATTTGATTAAGAATGATGAGACCTCTTCTAGTAATTCTCTGGTTCAAACGACCCATGGGAACCAAGATGATTTTAATAATAGCTCCCCATTGTTGGAGATTCCTCATACTGACAAAAGTGAAAATGATACTAACCTCATAGAAGTTTCAGTAAATAATACTGATCAGGAAGATGTCACATCAACCTCGAATGTAGAGCTTCTCAATGAGAGTAATTTGGAAGTTCGTGAAGAAATCTCTTTGCCTATGCCTGCCAAACAAGTTCAAATTGTGAATACACTTGATCCAGTGGAAACTGATCCACGGTCCAAATCAGGAGACACAGATTTTTCTCAAAAGATTGATCAAGAAAAATCTCAGTCTACAAATAATGATGTACTAAATGATGGTGAAACTCTATCTAGAGTTGCTGATCTAAAGATTGAACCTCGTAGCAATCAAAAGAAACAGGAGGAGCAAAAGGCTATTGCTTCTCCTAAGAAAGTACAGGAACAGCTTGATGAG GCTCAAGGGCTACTTAAAACTACAATTTCCACCGGTCAATCAAAAGAGGCAAGATTGGCCAGG GTCTGTGCTGGACTTCAAAATCGACTGCAAGAATACAAATCTGAAAATGCACAACTCGAGGAACTTCTTGTTGCAGAG AGAGAGCTTAGTAAATCATTTGAGGCACGCATAAAGCAGCTACAGCAAGACTTGTCAGAATCCAAAATTGAAGTGACAAGAGTAGAGTCAAATATGGGTGAAGCCTTGGCAGCAAAGAATTCGGAAATTGAAGCACTTGTCGGTTCCATGGATGCACTTAAGAAACAAACTGCTGTGTCGGAGGGAAATCTTGCTTCTCTGCAG GCAAATATGGAATCTATTATGAGAAATAGGGAGCTTACTGAAACGAGAATGATGCAG GCTTTACGAGAGGAGCTAGCTTCTGTAGAACGAAGAGCGGAAGAAGAGCGTGCTGCACACAATGCAACAAAAATG GCTTTTATGGAAAGGGAGGTGGAATTGGAACATAGAGCCTTAGATGCATCCACTGCTCTTGCAAGGATACAG AGGACAGCCGATGAGAGGACTGCGAAGGCAGCTGAGCTTGAGCAAAAAGTGGCTTTGCTTGAG GTTGAATGTGCAAATTTGAATCAAGAGCTGCAAGATATGGAAGCTCGTGTACGGCGTGGACAAAAGAAATTACCAGAGGAGGCAAATCAAGCAATTCAG GCCTGGCAAGAGGAAGTAGAACGTGCTCGCCAAGGTCAGAGGGATGCTGAGAGCAAGCTTTCTTCTTTGGAC GCTGAAGTGCAAAAAATGAGGGTGGAAATGGCTGCCATGAAGAGGGATGCTGAGCATTATTCACGTCAG GAGCATATGGAACTTGAGAAACGCTACCGTGAACTAACTGATTTATTG TACTACAAGCAAACACAATTGGAAACCATGGCAAGTGAAAAGGCTGCTGCAGAATTTCAATTAGAGAAGGAATTGAAGCGTCGTCATGAAGCACAG GCAGAGGCAGAAAGAAGTAGAGTTTCACGAAGGCCCTCATCTTCTTGGGAGGAAGATACAGAAATAAAGACACTCGA GACACTTCCCTTGCATCATCGTCATATGGCTACTGCAAGTATGCAG TTGCAGAAGGCAGCAAAGTTATTGGACTCGGGGGCTGTTAGGGCAACGAGGTTTCTCTGGAGATATCCAACAGCACGAATTATCCTGCTtttctatttg GTATTTGTTCATCTCTTCTTGATGTATCTATTGCATCGACTTCAG GAACAAGCAGATGATCTTTCTGCTAGAGATGTTGCAAATGCCATGGGGCTTGCCAACCCTACCTTACCATGA
- the LOC115705466 gene encoding golgin candidate 1 isoform X1: MDSWFKAAEGFLEVVDRRAKLVVSELAEDQPDSQISASNGQGSQAKQTKSAARTKTTDIAPEQTDSITSQVAVTPEKDKDPNLIKNDETSSSNSLVQTTHGNQDDFNNSSPLLEIPHTDKSENDTNLIEVSVNNTDQEDVTSTSNVELLNESNLEVREEISLPMPAKQVQIVNTLDPVETDPRSKSGDTDFSQKIDQEKSQSTNNDVLNDGETLSRVADLKIEPRSNQKKQEEQKAIASPKKVQEQLDEAQGLLKTTISTGQSKEARLARVCAGLQNRLQEYKSENAQLEELLVAERELSKSFEARIKQLQQDLSESKIEVTRVESNMGEALAAKNSEIEALVGSMDALKKQTAVSEGNLASLQANMESIMRNRELTETRMMQALREELASVERRAEEERAAHNATKMAFMEREVELEHRALDASTALARIQRTADERTAKAAELEQKVALLEVECANLNQELQDMEARVRRGQKKLPEEANQAIQIQAWQEEVERARQGQRDAESKLSSLDAEVQKMRVEMAAMKRDAEHYSRQEHMELEKRYRELTDLLYYKQTQLETMASEKAAAEFQLEKELKRRHEAQAEAERSRVSRRPSSSWEEDTEIKTLETLPLHHRHMATASMQLQKAAKLLDSGAVRATRFLWRYPTARIILLFYLVFVHLFLMYLLHRLQEQADDLSARDVANAMGLANPTLP, from the exons ATGGATTCATGGTTCAAAGCTGCAGAAG GTTTTCTTGAAGTTGTAGATAGAAGGGCAAAGCTTGTTGTCAGTGAATTGGCAGAAGATCAGCCTGATTCCCAGATTTCAG CTTCTAATGGGCAAGGATCCCAAGCCAAGCAAACAAAGTCAGCGGCCAGG ACCAAAACTACTGATATTGCTCCAGAGCAGACTGATAGTATTACATCACAAGTAGCAGTAACTCCTGAAAAAGATAAAGACCCAAATTTGATTAAGAATGATGAGACCTCTTCTAGTAATTCTCTGGTTCAAACGACCCATGGGAACCAAGATGATTTTAATAATAGCTCCCCATTGTTGGAGATTCCTCATACTGACAAAAGTGAAAATGATACTAACCTCATAGAAGTTTCAGTAAATAATACTGATCAGGAAGATGTCACATCAACCTCGAATGTAGAGCTTCTCAATGAGAGTAATTTGGAAGTTCGTGAAGAAATCTCTTTGCCTATGCCTGCCAAACAAGTTCAAATTGTGAATACACTTGATCCAGTGGAAACTGATCCACGGTCCAAATCAGGAGACACAGATTTTTCTCAAAAGATTGATCAAGAAAAATCTCAGTCTACAAATAATGATGTACTAAATGATGGTGAAACTCTATCTAGAGTTGCTGATCTAAAGATTGAACCTCGTAGCAATCAAAAGAAACAGGAGGAGCAAAAGGCTATTGCTTCTCCTAAGAAAGTACAGGAACAGCTTGATGAG GCTCAAGGGCTACTTAAAACTACAATTTCCACCGGTCAATCAAAAGAGGCAAGATTGGCCAGG GTCTGTGCTGGACTTCAAAATCGACTGCAAGAATACAAATCTGAAAATGCACAACTCGAGGAACTTCTTGTTGCAGAG AGAGAGCTTAGTAAATCATTTGAGGCACGCATAAAGCAGCTACAGCAAGACTTGTCAGAATCCAAAATTGAAGTGACAAGAGTAGAGTCAAATATGGGTGAAGCCTTGGCAGCAAAGAATTCGGAAATTGAAGCACTTGTCGGTTCCATGGATGCACTTAAGAAACAAACTGCTGTGTCGGAGGGAAATCTTGCTTCTCTGCAG GCAAATATGGAATCTATTATGAGAAATAGGGAGCTTACTGAAACGAGAATGATGCAG GCTTTACGAGAGGAGCTAGCTTCTGTAGAACGAAGAGCGGAAGAAGAGCGTGCTGCACACAATGCAACAAAAATG GCTTTTATGGAAAGGGAGGTGGAATTGGAACATAGAGCCTTAGATGCATCCACTGCTCTTGCAAGGATACAG AGGACAGCCGATGAGAGGACTGCGAAGGCAGCTGAGCTTGAGCAAAAAGTGGCTTTGCTTGAG GTTGAATGTGCAAATTTGAATCAAGAGCTGCAAGATATGGAAGCTCGTGTACGGCGTGGACAAAAGAAATTACCAGAGGAGGCAAATCAAGCAATTCAG ATTCAGGCCTGGCAAGAGGAAGTAGAACGTGCTCGCCAAGGTCAGAGGGATGCTGAGAGCAAGCTTTCTTCTTTGGAC GCTGAAGTGCAAAAAATGAGGGTGGAAATGGCTGCCATGAAGAGGGATGCTGAGCATTATTCACGTCAG GAGCATATGGAACTTGAGAAACGCTACCGTGAACTAACTGATTTATTG TACTACAAGCAAACACAATTGGAAACCATGGCAAGTGAAAAGGCTGCTGCAGAATTTCAATTAGAGAAGGAATTGAAGCGTCGTCATGAAGCACAG GCAGAGGCAGAAAGAAGTAGAGTTTCACGAAGGCCCTCATCTTCTTGGGAGGAAGATACAGAAATAAAGACACTCGA GACACTTCCCTTGCATCATCGTCATATGGCTACTGCAAGTATGCAG TTGCAGAAGGCAGCAAAGTTATTGGACTCGGGGGCTGTTAGGGCAACGAGGTTTCTCTGGAGATATCCAACAGCACGAATTATCCTGCTtttctatttg GTATTTGTTCATCTCTTCTTGATGTATCTATTGCATCGACTTCAG GAACAAGCAGATGATCTTTCTGCTAGAGATGTTGCAAATGCCATGGGGCTTGCCAACCCTACCTTACCATGA